CAGTACTCGCTATCATCGCAGTCCTTCGCACGCAGGCCGATTTCAATACTTACTATCGCGCCGGCGGCCGCGTTTTGAGCGGACTGGCGATCTATCCGCCGACCGATTCCGATCGCTTTCTCTACGCGCCGATTTTCGCGATCGGATTCGCACCGCTCGCGGCGCTGCCGCTCAAGGCCGCGCAGCTCGCATTTTTTTTGCTCAACGCATTCGCTTTCATCGAATTGATTATTGGCGCGGGCGTGATGCTGTTCGGCAGAGATCGCCAACTCAGCGCGGCGCTGATCGTGATTCCGGTCCTGCTCTGCTTCAGGTTTATCGGCAACAATATCGAGCACGGACAAATCAACCTGCTGACGCTGCCGCTGCTGGTGTGGGCAATCGTCGGCGCTGAAGAATCGCATAGGTGGCGAGCCGGGCTGATGCTCGCGGCGGCGATTTTGATCAAGCCGTTCGCAGTGCTGGCCGCGGCGTATCTTTTCGTGCGCGGCAGGTTCGGCACACTCGCGTGCGCGGCAGTATGGGGAATCGCGCTGCTGCTCGCGCCAATCGTCGTCTTCGGCGCGCACGGATGGCACGAGCAGACACTTGCATACGTGCAGGCGGTGTCGTCGATGACGGGACGGTATCGCACGATGCTCACGAATCAATCGGCGGTGTCTGCGATCGCGCGCCTGATGGAACCGGTCAGCACGGCGGACGCGAGTTCGCCGCTGCCGCTCGCGCTGGGGATGGGAGTCGAGATTGCGCTCGCCGTAGTGACGCTCGGATGGGCCTGGCGCAGCGGCGGCAAAGATCGAATCGCGCTCGCCGCGCTGTTCTGCGTGATTCCCGGCTTCGCGCCGATCTCGTGGAAGAGTTACTTCGCGTCGCTGCTCGTGCCGTACATGCTGATGACGGCGGCGATCATCGACGCGCGCGAAGGGAGGCGCGAAGCGCCGCCGCGCGCGATGACGATCCTGTTGGCGATCTCAGTGCTGTTGAACCTGGCGCCCGGCAGTCGGCTGAATCACGTGGCGCTGTTCTTCTCGGCGCATCTGCTCTCGGCGCTGGTGGCGATGGCGGCGCTATTCGTGCTCTGGCGTCACGACGAACTCGTTGCGAGTTCGCTATGAAAACGAAATCTTCCACGCGCGCCCAACTCGACGCGGATTTCGAGCGCTTCGAAACCGGCAAGCGCGACGTCGTGTTGCATCGCGAGATCGCGGAGCACGCCGATCGGATCGTCGCGGAAATCGATCAGCTCGCAGCGTCGCGGGCGACCGGCGTCGGAAATCGCGAAAGCGGCTTTCGTCTAACACTGGCGGGCGCGCCCGAGATGTTCGTGCGGCGCGCGCGCCGCGGCGGATTGATCAGCGCACTGGTCGCCGATCTTTACCTGGGAATGCGGCCGCGGCCGCTCGAGGAGCTGCGCGTCGCATGCGAAGCGAAGCGCCGCGGTATCGCGGTCGCCGATCCGCTGGGCGCGATCGTCGAATGGGCGGGACCCGCGCTCTATCGCGGATACTTTCTCACCCGCCACGTCGGGGGCATGACGCTGTGGGATTTCGTACGCACCGACGACGATCCGATCGTGCGCCGCCATGTCCTCCAGGAAGCGCGCACCGCCATCCGCACGATGCACGAGCGCGGGCTCTTCCACGCAGATCTGAATCTTCA
This genomic interval from Candidatus Binataceae bacterium contains the following:
- a CDS encoding glycosyltransferase family 87 protein — encoded protein: MTQFDSDRARRLSWLAIAVYLAVLAIIAVLRTQADFNTYYRAGGRVLSGLAIYPPTDSDRFLYAPIFAIGFAPLAALPLKAAQLAFFLLNAFAFIELIIGAGVMLFGRDRQLSAALIVIPVLLCFRFIGNNIEHGQINLLTLPLLVWAIVGAEESHRWRAGLMLAAAILIKPFAVLAAAYLFVRGRFGTLACAAVWGIALLLAPIVVFGAHGWHEQTLAYVQAVSSMTGRYRTMLTNQSAVSAIARLMEPVSTADASSPLPLALGMGVEIALAVVTLGWAWRSGGKDRIALAALFCVIPGFAPISWKSYFASLLVPYMLMTAAIIDAREGRREAPPRAMTILLAISVLLNLAPGSRLNHVALFFSAHLLSALVAMAALFVLWRHDELVASSL
- a CDS encoding lipopolysaccharide kinase InaA family protein; this encodes MKTKSSTRAQLDADFERFETGKRDVVLHREIAEHADRIVAEIDQLAASRATGVGNRESGFRLTLAGAPEMFVRRARRGGLISALVADLYLGMRPRPLEELRVACEAKRRGIAVADPLGAIVEWAGPALYRGYFLTRHVGGMTLWDFVRTDDDPIVRRHVLQEARTAIRTMHERGLFHADLNLHNLMVTQVAESFAIKILDFDKSRIYPGPLKPSLRRANLARLVRSARKLDPTGKFLDAGSLAILQAD